In Promicromonospora sp. Populi, one genomic interval encodes:
- a CDS encoding very short patch repair endonuclease: MMVGIEVPAAVDGSWAVSPGRRRNMQANRSRDTGPELALRKLLHARGLRYRIAARPLPALRRTVDLVFRRARVAVFMDGCYWHGCPEHYRVPKQHTGYWSVKIATNVERDRDTDTRLLEAGWTVLRFWEHEDPEECAQTAWEAVHRAIARAEPT; encoded by the coding sequence ATGATGGTCGGGATCGAGGTTCCGGCAGCGGTCGATGGGTCCTGGGCAGTCTCGCCTGGGCGCCGACGGAACATGCAGGCGAATCGCAGTCGTGACACAGGCCCCGAACTGGCCCTGAGGAAGCTCTTGCACGCCAGAGGTTTGCGGTACCGGATCGCTGCACGACCGCTTCCGGCCCTACGTCGTACGGTGGACCTCGTGTTCCGTCGGGCGAGGGTCGCAGTGTTCATGGACGGTTGCTACTGGCATGGCTGCCCCGAGCACTACCGGGTTCCCAAGCAGCATACGGGCTATTGGTCGGTCAAGATCGCGACGAACGTCGAGCGGGACCGCGACACAGACACGCGGCTGCTAGAGGCCGGCTGGACGGTGCTCCGATTCTGGGAACACGAGGATCCGGAAGAATGCGCCCAGACAGCTTGGGAGGCGGTTCACCGCGCAATTGCGCGCGCCGAGCCGACGTAA